TGAGTCAGTGTTTAGTAAAATATCGCCTTCTAGCCAACCTGCTTCAAGGCCGAAAGCACCTGTCATACCGGCTTCTTCGTCTATGGTAACTAATACTTCAAGCGGACCATGTTGGATATCTTTGCTGGCTAAAACAGCAAGGCTTGCCGAAAGGCCAATGCCGTTATCTGCACCTAATGTTGTGCCATTTGCTGTTACCCATTCACCATCTACATAAGCTTCAATTGGGTCGTTGATAAAGTCGTGCTCTTTATCATTATTTTTTTGCGGCACCATGTCCATATGCGCTTGTAAAATCACACCTTTGCGATTTTCCATACCGATTGTTGCAGGTTTTTTAATAATTAGGTTGCCTACTTTGTCTTCTTTAACATCAAGACCAAGCTCGGTAGCGAATTGTTGGATCCACGCAGAAATTTTTTGCTCGTGTTTGCTCGGGTGTGGAATGCTGCATATTTTTTCGAAAATTTGCCACAGTGGCTGTGGTGATAACTGAGAAAGTTGAGTCACAGTGTGTTCCTTGAATATTAATTAAGTAATGGCATTAACACTTTTTCAAGGCCATTACGTTTCACTTCATAAATTAACGCAAGTTGCTGTCCAAGCTTTCCCTCAGGGAAGCCTTTTTGTTTAAACCAAACAAGGTAAGGTTCAGGTAATTTTAGCAGTGGGCAGCCGGCATATTTACCAAACGGCATAGGCTGATTGATTGCTTCCAATAAAGCGTGTTTATCTGCGAGCATAAATAAAGTGAGATTGTGAAAGTCTCAGCTAGTATACCTTAATGGCAATTAATTTTGACTGGTTTTGAGGGAGTGAACCCTTTTTCTCGCAATAAATTATCGAGTTGATTTACAGGTAAATGATGTTGCGGGTTATGGCGCAGGGCATGGGTTTTTGGCACCGCGTATTTATCAAGCAGTAAAAAATAAAATGTGCGCTTGGCTAAGTCTGAATCAAGGTGTTTAAGTTCATTGCTGATAAAATCACGCATTTCGGGTGATAATGCGGTTTTTTTAGGATGTTGCTGCATAGTCACGTCATTCAGAGTAATGGATAGGTAAATATTACTCTGAATAACGTCAAAAGTGTTACAAAAATGTAAATGAACGTAATCGTGCTAAGTGGTTTATGCTAGCTCGCTTTAGAAAACACCTTTTCTTTTACGTGTTCGGCAAAACCGCTACCAGCTTCTAAGTAAAAGTTAAAGGTTGAATGAACACCCATATCTTCTAGCTCTTTTTGTTGGTCGCGATAGTTGGCGATTGCGGTAACTTGACCAGAGAAGCCCGACGCTTTTAGCTGCTCAAGGGCGTACAGGTTTTGCGCGTGTTTTGGCATGGCTAACATTACCATTTCTACGTCTGAGTGGTTAATGCGGTTCCAAAAATCGGGATCGGTGGCATCGGCTAA
This region of Pseudoalteromonas spongiae UST010723-006 genomic DNA includes:
- a CDS encoding DUF3820 family protein, which gives rise to MLADKHALLEAINQPMPFGKYAGCPLLKLPEPYLVWFKQKGFPEGKLGQQLALIYEVKRNGLEKVLMPLLN